One Fusarium musae strain F31 chromosome 6, whole genome shotgun sequence DNA segment encodes these proteins:
- a CDS encoding hypothetical protein (EggNog:ENOG41), producing the protein MASTQKHRLPHVVTLLAQEDNTTNTREGVSKYALSTEYDCDPRTLASYNGSSWRLREPWDAAEYQLTKLPCHNNSNIHKVQVGGIKYAAKLSDNPEAIKREVQNHMLVVKQMDLSWTQATRNFYDRHDDPALQISTGPRRRNKGKFNRRCDRYQGPRSPYIPDFVSDVIYHDHEGQDIATAGYVTSFIPPFQPATVRALARTFVDSSIRESVKNDPNLSNVRFRVHLGMMAPPDEPLSTRLLSRPVYLDQLKHETEQRLELWCEKMGVSLAILHWRCNLDAAGVKFYLAPDKKGHTRLWMTDFGDCKPLQPGQDETKAMAEAVYNNTVWPRPPLPRDKADGEKWELKMCSYESFIRAYALASENILSRDSPEYIDRYPSLISREILVMNLGLSFLGNRVQDRRDELKKLSLKYWKEATGNRVSAVLDVSRRRIPSHCSSN; encoded by the coding sequence ATGGCAAGCACTCAAAAGCACCGCCTTCCTCACGTCGTTACCCTACTCGCACAAGAAGACAACACGACTAATACACGGGAAGGAGTCAGCAAATATGCTCTCAGCACAGAGTACGACTGTGACCCCAGAACGCTCGCTTCGTACAATGGCTCCTCCTGGCGCCTCCGGGAACCCTGGGATGCAGCGGAATACCAACTCACAAAGCTACCCTGCCACAACAACTCAAACATCCACAAAGTCCAAGTCGGAGGTATAAAATATGCCGCTAAACTTTCTGACAATCCCGAGGCTATCAAGAGAGAGGTGCAAAACCATATGTTGGTCGTAAAGCAAATGGATCTCTCATGGACACAAGCGACACGGAACTTTTATGACAGACACGATGATCCTGCGTTGCAAATAAGCACAGGACCGAGACGCCGTAACAAGGGCAAATTCAATCGCCGTTGCGATCGATACCAAGGGCCTAGATCGCCCTATATCCCAGATTTCGTGTCCGATGTTATCtatcatgatcatgaagGACAAGATATCGCAACAGCGGGATACGTTACCAGCTTTATTCCGCCTTTCCAACCAGCCACAGTCCGCGCTCTTGCCCGCACATTTGTTGATTCCAGTATTCGAGAGTCAGTCAAAAATGACCCGAACTTGTCAAACGTCAGGTTTCGAGTCCATCTCGGCATGATGGCACCTCCAGACGAGCCCCTAAGCACAAGACTCCTCTCCCGCCCCGTGTATCTCGACCAGCTCAAGCACGAGACAGAGCAACGCCTGGAATTGTGGTGTGAGAAGATGGGCGTATCTCTTGCAATACTCCACTGGAGGTGCAACTTAGATGCAGCTGGGGTCAAGTTCTATCTTGCACCCGATAAGAAAGGTCATACGCGGCTGTGGATGACCGACTTTGGCGACTGCAAGCCTCTGCAGCCAGGCCAAGACGAAACAAAGGCCATGGCCGAAGCTGTGTATAACAATACAGTATGGCCGCGACCTCCGTTGCCGCGAGACAAAGCCGATGGGGAAAAGTGGGAGCTGAAGATGTGTTCTTACGAGAGCTTCATCCGAGCGTACGCTCTCGCGAGCGAGAATATCTTGTCACGGGACTCGCCGGAATACATCGATCGCTACCCGTCCCTTATCTCCCGCGAGATACTTGTGATGAACTTAGGCTTGAGTTTTCTTGGGAACCGGGTCCAAGATAGACGAGATGAACTGAAAAAGTTAAGTCTTAAGTACTGGAAGGAGGCGACCGGAAATCGGGTATCTGCTGTGTTAGATGTTAGCAGGCGCAGGATTCCTTCGCATTGCAGCTCGAACTAG
- a CDS encoding hypothetical protein (EggNog:ENOG41), translating to MVEKLYVTYNDVHKMCQKSAEKLLADFQPQLLIAIGGGGYVPARILRSFLKRAGSPNIPIQAIGLSLYESLGNDEVEAPGTKVTRTQWLDLTALGEMQNLVGKRILIVDEVDDTRTTLEYAVKELEKDVEIARQRMGADAPAPKTEFSIFVLHNKDKPKKGKLPDDMLATRYSAAETVGDVWINYPWEAIDIDEHDRNASLQTKSN from the exons ATGGTCGAGAAGCTCTACGTCACATACAACGAT GTGCACAAGATGTGCCAAAAGTCcgctgagaagcttctcgccGACTTCCAGCCCCAGCTTCTGATCGCCATCGGTGGCGGTGGTTATGTTCCCGCTCGAATTCTCCGATCTTTCCTCAAGAGGGCCGGCTCTCCCAACATCCCCATCCAGGCCATCGGTCTCTCCCTCTATGAGTCTCTCGGCAACGATGAGGTCGAGGCCCCTGGTACAAAGGTCACCCGGACACAGTGGCTCGACTTGACCGCTCTCGGCGAGATGCAGAACCTCGTCGGAAAGCGAATCCTTATCGTTGACGAGGTCGACGATACCCGAACAACCCTCGAGTACGCtgtcaaggagcttgagaaggatgttgagattgcTCGTCAGCGCATGGGCGCGGACGCTCCCGCTCCCAAGACCGAGTTCAGCATTTTTGTCCTCCAC aacaaggacaagcccaagaaggGAAAGCTCCCCGATGATATGCTTGCTACCCGGTACTCCGCTGCCGAGACCGTCGGCGACGTCTGGATCAACTACCCCTGGGAGGCCATCGACATCGACGAGCATGACAGGAACGCCAGCCTGCAGACCAAGAGCAACTAA
- a CDS encoding hypothetical protein (EggNog:ENOG41) — MAQPICKNQPMMLISPNETPATSRSASEGPLRRSASEPCQTILPIRRKSLEMVVPLAREQDNDREVEKVPMSLARIVVNMQEHYTAELEAERQRTGGLARQNEEMMRKMEEMESRLQMHVVLMDGFVGFMRDVKEGKFATGGGAEMEIAKAFGGEHLDEVRRLVAENYMRVQQSVEQPATEPIVFEEEDEHREPAPAVVRHVSFDESPSTPDLDAPPVRSTGRRAPKRKNPPLRPHREVKRQTRATLRSVRLRNTSSWTAINARNSPYAGADLSNGEDKDLDFTPDLEVDEDDEEEEEEQEEVEDDSDSEMEDIPNAPATPSPSLSDEELETTKTRYSAPRSVAYRYASGPPGRKFKYHRMPKSVALVWQEWKHGSNGNPSIQSLEEKYSTRWRMGTLQERKYASNYVGVRQKVVRKVEEMCEQKRWKPEKACEILDRRVDGRMQLLMTALRKGQDPLVVIPRR, encoded by the coding sequence ATGGCACAGCCGATCTGCAAGAATCAGCCCATGATGCTCATCTCGCCGAACGAAACGCCGGCCACGAGCCGCTCCGCCTCCGAGGGCCCACTCCGGAGGTCAGCTTCGGAGCCTTGTCAAACGATCCTTCCGATCCGGCGCAAATCCCTGGAAATGGTGGTGCCGCTGGCTAGGGAGCAGGACAATGATCGAGAGGTAGAAAAAGTACCCATGAGTCTGGCGAGGATTGTTGTGAATATGCAGGAGCATTACACGGCGGAGTTGGAGGCTGAGAGACAAAGAACGGGAGGCTTGGCGAGGCAGAatgaggagatgatgaggaagatggaagaaatGGAGAGCAGACTACAGATGCATGTTGTTCTCATGGATGGATTTGTCGGGTTCATGAGGGATGTGAAGGAGGGGAAGTTTGCAACTGGCGGAGGTGCGGAAATGGAGATTGCAAAGGCGTTTGGGGGAGAGCATCTTGACGAGGTCAGACGGCTTGTAGCGGAGAACTACATGCGAGTTCAACAGAGTGTGGAGCAGCCAGCTACCGAGCCTATAgtctttgaagaagaagatgaacatCGGGAACCAGCGCCAGCAGTCGTTCGACACGTGAGCTTTGATGAATCGCCATCGACGCCAGACCTGGACGCACCCCCTGTGCGAAGCACTGGACGACGAGCACCAAAGCGCAAGAATCCTCCTTTGAGGCCACATCGTGAGGTGAAGCGGCAAACAAGAGCGACTCTGCGGAGTGTTCGGCTTCGTAACACTTCATCATGGACTGCTATCAACGCGAGGAATTCTCCGTATGCAGGCGCTGACTTGAGTAATGGAGAGGACAAGGATCTTGACTTCACTCCTGATCTCgaagttgacgaggatgacgaagaggaagaagaagagcaggaAGAGGTAGAGGACGATAGCGACAGTGAGATGGAGGACATACCAAATGCCccagcaacaccatcaccatctctctCGGACGAAGAGCTCGAAACCACAAAGACACGATACTCCGCTCCTCGCTCCGTCGCATACCGATACGCCAGCGGTCCACCCGGCCGCAAGTTCAAATACCACCGCATGCCCAAGTCCGTCGCATTAGTATGGCAAGAATGGAAACACGGCAGTAACGGAAATCCATCGATTCAGTCTCTCGAGGAAAAGTACAGCACGAGATGGCGAATGGGAACGTTGCAGGAACGCAAATACGCGAGTAATTACGTCGGTGTGAGGCAGAAAGTTGTGAGAAAGGTGGAGGAAATGTGTGAGCAGAAGCGATGGAAACCGGAAAAGGCTTGTGAGATCTTGGATAGACGTGTTGATGGGAGGATGCAATTACTCATGACGGCGCTGAGAAAGGGACAGGATCCGTTGGTGGTTATTCCGAGAAGATAG
- a CDS encoding hypothetical protein (EggNog:ENOG41), whose translation MVRVPIFRSLVSGSKNTNDETPKEDPEKDQVQTIGTISDKDAILRLEPVPNRKGLLVKIEPPKEPSVKIPHVPCDIVLVIDVSGSMVSAAPVPGESDESNGLSVLDLTKHAALTIIESMNENDRLGIVTFASKAKVLQPLIPMNKENKARSLKNVKSMKPLDATNLWQGLLEGIKLFNTGESSTNVPAIMILTDGMPNHMNPAAGFVPKIRAMGTLPASIHTFGFGYSLRSGLLKSIAEIGGGNYAFIPDAGMIGTVFVHAVANLQSTFATRAVLKLSYNRPLELYETTGPSVDQIVPVFADDSEDSEAELTINLGNLQFGQSRDIFLSTNGLKELEFLSEENPTRSLVDAHLTYVKPGDCFKSRKVLESMLSKDADFIPMASNQRSILEYSDLPASEIAYHESRSLICNFISTMFPIGVDGEHGITRSMKNKREELRSWINTLPAKNFNDEKNQSLMQDVSADEPQGQVSMAIESKEYFNRWGCHFLPSLLNAHARQVCNSFKDPGPLQYSTESPLFISCRDALDQIFDNLPAPEPSRHVHSRGGGGHSHGSMTGFSMSSYRNSRGVCFAGSTVVTLASGRTVQIRKLRRGMKVRTPRGSRRVAMVLKTPVESEILCRVGKILVTPWHPVSSDGKRWNFPANEAIGVVMYTGCIYSVLLERDASSSAHAIRVGDMWGVTLGHGLTSGSDVRAHTFFGDYNAVGKGLLSLPRRANGIVIGGGVERDEETGLVTSFKQPNKQTIISICIS comes from the exons ATGGTT AGAGTACCCATCTTTCGCAGTCTCGTCAGTGGTTCTAAGAACACCAATGATGAGACCCCTAAAGAAGACCCCGAAAAGGACCAAGTTCAAACCATCGGGACCATCTCTGACAAAGATGCGATTCTTCGTCTAGAGCCTGTACCAAACAGAAAAGGTCTCTTGGTCAAGATAGAACCCCCAAAGGAACCATCCGTCAAGATCCCCCATGTCCCTTGCGATATCGTCCTTGTAATTGATGTCTCTGGATCCATGGTCTCTGCAGCCCCTGTCCCAGGAGAAAGCGACGAGAGCAATGGTCTATCCGTTCTTGACCTGACAAAGCATGCTGCGCTTACTATTATTGAGTCAATGAATGAGAATGATCGTCTCGGTATTGTGACCTTTGCCTCGAAGGCCAAAGTCCTTCAACCTCTTATTCCCATGAACAAAGAGAACAAAGCTCGATCGCTGAAGAATGTCAAGAGCATGAAACCTCTCGATGCTACCAATCTCTGGCAGGGTTTGCTTGAAGGCATCAAGCTGTTCAACACCGGGGAGTCATCTACCAACGTCCCTGCCATCATGATCCTCACCGACGGCATGCCAAACCACAT GAACCCAGCAGCAGGCTTCGTTCCCAAGATCCGCGCAATGGGCACCCTTCCAGCCTCAATCCACACCTTCGGCTTCGGCTACAGTCTCCGCTCCGGGCTCCTCAAGTCCATCGCCGAGATTGGCGGCGGTAACTACGCCTTCATCCCCGACGCCGGTATGATTGGAACAGTATTCGTCCACGCCGTCGCAAACCTTCAAAGTACATTCGCCACACGCGCTGTTCTCAAACTCTCATACAACAGGCCCTTGGAGTTGTACGAGACAACGGGGCCGTCCGTGGACCAGATCGTCCCTGTGTTTGCCGATGATTCGGAAGATAGCGAGGCTGAACTTACGATAAACCTTGGGAATCTGCAGTTTGGACAGTCTCGTGATATCTTCCTCAGCACTAATGgtctcaaggagcttgagtTCTTGAGTGAAGAGAATCCCACTCGCTCTCTTGTCGATGCGCACTTGACATACGTCAAGCCTGGGGATTGTTTCAAGAGTCGCAAGGTTCTCGAGTCAATGCTATCAAAAGACGCTGACTTTATTCCTATGGCGAGCAATCAGCGCAGCATCCTTGAGTACAGCGATCTACCTGCCTCCGAGATCGCATACCATGAATCTAGATCTTTAATCTGCAACTTCATCTCAACCATGTTTCCTATTGGTGTAGATGGTGAGCACGGTATCACACGGAGTATGAAGAACAAGCGCGAAGAGCTTCGAAGTTGGATCAATACCCTTCCCGCCAAGAACTtcaacgacgagaagaaccAGTCTCTTATGCAAGACGTATCAGCCGATGAACCCCAAGGTCAAGTCTCCATGGCAATTGAAAGCAAAGAGTACTTTAACAGATGGGGGTGTCATTTCCTCCCATCTCTCCTCAACGCCCATGCGCGTCAGGTCTGCAACTCTTTCAAGGACCCTGGCCCTCTTCAGTACAGCACTGAGAGTCCTCTATTCATCTCGTGCCGCGACGCACTTGACCAAATCTTCGATAATCTCCCTGCCCCCGAACCTTCGCGACACGTGCACTCTAgaggcggcggcggccaTTCACATGGTTCAATGACAGGCTTCAGCATGAGTTCTTATCGTAACTCCCGCGGCGTCTGCTTCGCAGGCTCTACAGTCGTCACACTCGCTTCCGGCCGGACAGTGCAGATCCGAAAACTTAGACGTGGTATGAAGGTGCGTACACCTCGTGGTTCACGCCGTGTCGCCATGGTTCTCAAGACCCCCGTTGAGAGTGAGATCCTGTGTCGCGTGGGTAAGATTCTCGTCACACCGTGGCATCCTGTATCTTCTGATGGAAAGCGCTGGAACTTTCCTGCCAACGAAGCTATTGGCGTTGTGATGTATACTGGATGTATTTACTCTGTTCTGCTAGAGCGCGATGCTAGTTCTTCTGCGCATGCTATTCGTGTTGGAGATATGTGGGGGGTGACTCTGGGACATGGACTGACCTCCGGTTCTGATGTTCGCGCTCATACGTTCTTTGGGGATTATAACGCTGTCGGTAAGGGTTTGCTGAGTCTTCCTCGCCGTGCAAACGGGATTGTTATCGGTGGTGGTGTCGAGAGGGATGAGGAAACTGGTCTGGTCACCAGCTTCAAACAGCCCAACAAGCAAACGATAATCAGTATTTGCATCAGTTAA
- a CDS encoding hypothetical protein (EggNog:ENOG41), with protein MCYIQVIHITRCETRRPAVINTTTGKTVYHPLEPPGICEHKRPFGDATCHYHGDCCSPGQIFFCNAKDPRDMCRGRQAYHINIHPHYMYESGVLHQMEPIEDWQALEMNTDVFAYEEDIRYQFMEAGALMYELEKDAEKIVEYILHNQTSCPEEEAELFLEHSDLYEMWSEAHHQFVGLKEAWEILANVGCMEVCPSSLLRVHPWRECFQECPTLQKGFPQFTYVPFSWLDNVERQDDLLRCHPYYSQYQPPPRPEPRIKDDALWTAPAPYGVDPGFSEKTFARDPKTQKGFEVLPYPGEWAEVFEDKARRIAQMKAEIEAEPTSISSSSGPEIPPWLIPYGQEPDMGWKDIDWHHCTTIIERPTSPKTLPRNGVIQRVMPPKDSYMNPKDAPKGPTALPCKEETRRASPPWRTEPISKEVIPWDLFGDSIEAPWNGYSFTGTEKPAEQEFPHVPLPVEEPHTIAPKAKKSLKRKSEKDLDGRIVRKKSKGVEGWAKQKLSYATSPIGYFKISARKAVGTLKRKSEDDLDGGIERKKVRVCTV; from the coding sequence ATGTGCTACATTCAGGTCATCCATATTACACGCTGCGAAACCCGCCGTCCAGCGGTCATCAACACTACTACCGGTAAAACAGTCTACCATCCGCTCGAACCACCTGGGATCTGCGAGCACAAGCGGCCATTTGGCGACGCAACGTGTCATTATCACGGCGACTGCTGCTCACCCGGacagatcttcttctgcaACGCCAAGGACCCGAGGGATATGTGTCGTGGTAGGCAGGCCTACCACATAAACATTCATCCTCACTACATGTACGAGTCCGGTGTACTTCACCAAATGGAGCCCATCGAAGACTGGCAGGCCCTCGAGATGAACACAGATGTTTTTGCCTACGAGGAGGACATTCGGTATCAGTTCATGGAAGCCGGTGCGTTGATGTacgagcttgagaaggacgCCGAAAAGATTGTTGAGTATATCCTGCACAACCAGACGAGCTGTCCcgaggaagaggcagaacTATTCCTTGAACATAGCGATCTCTATGAGATGTGGAGTGAAGCGCATCACCAGTTCGTGGGATTGAAGGAGGCGTGGGAGATTCTGGCGAATGTAGGCTGTATGGAAGTCTGCCCGTCTTCTCTCCTGCGTGTCCATCCCTGGCGAGAGTGCTTCCAGGAATGTCCCACGCTACAGAAGGGGTTCCCGCAGTTTACTTATGTTCCATTTTCTTGGCTCGACAATGTTGAGCGGCAGGATGATCTTCTACGATGTCATCCGTATTACTCTCAATACCAGCCACCACCTCGTCCTGAACCACGTATCAAGGACGATGCGCTGTGGACAGCGCCTGCGCCATATGGTGTCGATCCGGGTTTCTCTGAAAAGACCTTTGCACGGGATCCGAAGACTCAGAAGGGGTTTGAGGTGTTGCCGTATCCAGGAGAATGGGCTGAGGTGTTTGAGGACAAGGCTCGACGGATCGCTCAGATGAAGGCTGAGATTGAAGCTGAGCCTACATCGATCTCGTCGAGTTCGGGACCAGAAATTCCTCCTTGGCTCATTCCTTACGGCCAGGAACCAGATATGGGATGGAAGGACATCGATTGGCACCACTGTACTACGATTATTGAACGGCCTACGAGCCCAAAGACTCTTCCACGCAACGGAGTGATTCAGCGGGTCATGCCTCCGAAGGACAGTTACATGAACCCTAAGGACGCGCCTAAGGGTCCAACAGCGCTTCCATGCAAGGAAGAGACTCGACGCGCCAGCCCCCCATGGCGAACCGAACCTATTTCCAAGGAGGTTATACCATGGGACCTCTTCGGCGATTCTATCGAGGCTCCATGGAATGGGTACAGCTTCACTGGGACGGAGAAACCAGCAGAGCAGGAGTTTCCCCACGTCCCTTTACCAGTGGAAGAACCTCATACCATTGCACCTAAAgcgaagaagagcttgaaaAGAAAGAGTGAAAAAGATCTGGATGGTAGGATTGTAAGGAAGAAGTCGAAGGGGGTGGAGGGATGGGCAAAGCAGAAGTTGTCTTACGCCACTTCACCAATCGGGTATTTCAAGATCTCTGCTCGTAAAGCAGTGGGGAcgctgaagagaaagagtgAGGATGATTTGGATGGGGGGattgagagaaagaaggtgAGAGTTTGTACCGTTTGA
- a CDS encoding hypothetical protein (EggNog:ENOG41), with protein sequence MSIPSRLLPRLRPLIPSRSIVSATPNRTEDWPQRSSLGPYYEVILNNPSHIPIDKPEVPPKTADPSVQSEFPTKTAVQTPEEKARLVFGSRLFGSADKDERLAARKAKATYIAGVLVPPKPVEPDNCCMSGCVNCVYDQYRDELEEWQLKNAEAQAALRKHEGSMDSDGGGSESNWAAPEVGKAKIAKDFWDEELYADLPVGIREFMKTEKLLKKRHESEGTKES encoded by the coding sequence ATGTCAATACCGTCCAGATTACTACCTCGGCTACGACCGTTAATACCCTCACGAAGCATCGTCAGCGCCACACCAAATCGAACCGAAGACTGGCCGCAGCGCAGTTCCCTCGGCCCATACTACGAAGTAATTCTCAACAACCCGTCTCACATCCCAATCGACAAACCAGAAGTCCCTCCCAAAACAGCAGACCCCTCAGTGCAATCCGAGTTCCCTACCAAAACCGCAGTGCAAACACCAGAAGAAAAAGCACGCTTGGTCTTTGGCTCACGCCTCTTCGGCTCCGCAGATAAAGACGAACGCCTAGCAGCGCGAAAGGCAAAAGCGACATATATAGCCGGCGTGCTCGTACCGCCCAAACCCGTTGAGCCGGATAATTGCTGCATGAGCGGCTGTGTGAACTGCGTGTATGACCAGTATCGCGATGAACTGGAGGAGTGGCAGCTCAAGAACGCAGAGGCACAAGCTGCGCTGAGAAAACACGAAGGCTCGATGGATTCGGACGGTGGAGGGTCAGAGTCGAATTGGGCTGCGCCAGAGGttggcaaggccaagatcgcAAAGGACTTTTGGGACGAGGAGCTGTATGCGGATTTGCCAGTTGGGATCAGAGAGTTCATGAAGACGGAGAAGcttttgaagaagaggcatGAGAGTGAGGGCACCAAGGAGAGCTGA
- a CDS encoding hypothetical protein (EggNog:ENOG41), which translates to MEERSESRASGTTYHSFADTELFEPMSPPRPPVTHDTTTLQHLEHLQHELQRQQREAPSSKDWVRERRPGTAKMQRQDSGYESNTPRRTSTSNTSHGGSTINNAHLLVGRRSSNDSSNGGGSRSGSSNGSGVRTRFRDRRPSLRRAAKTHPVQPTRTSNQSLHLVRTATATSPPKQSAAFFHFPSPDPIQLADTVPDRRVQPTPIPSPPPQTTHYWTSDRTRRLEYAAIDAATRGVKGWVMRHLVPDCFVSCENKHVPFDDDSGSVRRYRLELEDDHAEKAGGKSVRRRKGWKFWRRRKVDAQPTAYI; encoded by the coding sequence ATGGAGGAAAGGTCTGAGTCGCGAGCTTCAGGTACAACATACCATAGCTTCGCAGACACGGAGTTGTTTGAACCCATGTCTCCCCCTCGACCACCTGTCACACACGATACAACCACTCTTCAACACCTCGAGCATCTTCAGCATGAGCTTCAGCGTCAGCAGCGTGAAGCTCCGAGTAGCAAGGACTGGGTGAGAGAGCGTCGGCCTGGCACGGCAAAGATGCAGCGGCAAGATTCAGGCTATGAGTCAAACACGCCCCGACGAACCTCTACTTCTAATACCTCCCACGGCGGGTCTACTATTAACAACGCTCACCTTCTTGTGGGCCGACGCTCGTCAAACGATTCTTCCAATGGTGGTGGTAGTCGTAGCGGTAGTAGCAACGGCTCAGGAGTCAGAACTCGTTTCAGAGATCGTCGCCCTTCGCTCCGTCGAGCGGCAAAGACTCACCCCGTTCAACCAACACGCACATCCAACCAGTCCCTCCACCTCGTACGCACCGCAACAGCTACTTCTCCCCCCAAGCAATCAGCCGCATTCTTCCACTTCCCATCGCCAGATCCTATTCAACTCGCCGACACCGTTCCCGACCGCCGCGTGCAACCCACGCCCATCCCGTCACCTCCGCCTCAGACAACACACTACTGGACCAGCGACCGCACCCGCCGTCTTGAATACGCCGCCATCGACGCTGCGACGCGCGGTGTCAAGGGCTGGGTGATGCGGCATCTCGTGCCTGACTGTTTTGTGTCGTGTGAGAACAAGCATGTCCCGTTCGATGACGACTCGGGCAGCGTGAGAAGGTATAgacttgaacttgaggatgATCATGCTGAGAAGGCGGGAGGAAAGTCTGTGCGGCGACGCAAGGGATGGAAATTCTGGCGCCGCAGAAAGGTCGATGCTCAACCTACGGCCTACATCTGA